From a single Miscanthus floridulus cultivar M001 chromosome 8, ASM1932011v1, whole genome shotgun sequence genomic region:
- the LOC136477822 gene encoding expansin-B16-like isoform X2 — protein MAGASSSCSAACRGFSIRAALLASSLVCAACLFGSVEASGAAHRVVDPEWHPATATWYGSAEGDGSDGGACGYGTLVDVVPMKARVGAVSPVLFKSGEGCGACYKVRCLDHGICSRRAVTVIVTDECPGGVCAGGRTHFDLSGAAFGRLAVAGAGSQLRNRGEINVVFRRTACRYGGENIAFHVNEGSTSFWLSLLVEFEDGDGDIGSMQLKQANSAQWRDMQHVWGATWSLTPGPLVGPFSVRLTTLSGKQTLTAQDVIPKNWAPKATYTSRLNFA, from the exons atggccggcgCCTCCTCGAGCTGCTCTGCCGCCTGCCGCGGCTTCTCCATCCGCGCGGCGCTCCTCGCGTCGTCGCTCGTGTGCGCCGCGTGCCTCTTCGGCTCCGTGGAGGCTTCGGGGGCGGCGCACAGGGTGGTCGACCCCGAGTGGCACCCGGCCACCGCCACCTGGTACGGCAGCGCCGAGGGCGACGGCAGCGACG GCGGCGCGTGCGGGTACGGGACGCTGGTGGACGTGGTGCCGATGAAGGCGCGCGTGGGCGCCGTGAGCCCCGTGCTGTTCAAGTCCGGGGAGGGCTGCGGCGCCTGCTACAAGGTCCGGTGCCTCGACCACGGCATCTGCTCGCGCCGCGCCGTCACGGTCATCGTCACCGACGAGTGCCCCGGCGGGGTCTGCGCGGGCGGCCGCACGCACTTCGACCTCAGCGGCGCCGCTTTCGGCCGCCTCGCCGTGGCCGGCGCCGGCAGCCAGCTGCGCAACCGGGGCGAGATCAACGTCGTGTTCCGCAG GACGGCGTGCAGGTACGGGGGCGAGAACATCGCCTTCCACGTGAACGAGGGCTCCACTAGCTTCTGGCTCTCCCTCCTGGTGGAGTTCGAGGATGGCGACGGCGACATCGGATCCATGCAGCTCAAACAG GCCAACTCGGCGCAGTGGCGAGACATGCAGCACGTCTGGGGGGCCACGTGGAGCCTCACCCCGGGCCCGCTTGTCGGACCCTTCTCCGTGCGGCTGACGACCCTGTCCGGCAAGCAGACCCTTACGGCCCAGGACGTCATCCCCAAGAACTGGGCCCCCAAGGCCACCTACACCTCCCGGCTCAATTTCGCGTAG
- the LOC136477822 gene encoding expansin-B16-like isoform X1: protein MAGASSSCSAACRGFSIRAALLASSLVCAACLFGSVEASGAAHRVVDPEWHPATATWYGSAEGDGSDGGACGYGTLVDVVPMKARVGAVSPVLFKSGEGCGACYKVRCLDHGICSRRAVTVIVTDECPGGVCAGGRTHFDLSGAAFGRLAVAGAGSQLRNRGEINVVFRRTACRYGGENIAFHVNEGSTSFWLSLLVEFEDGDGDIGSMQLKQCYSIMWPGEPVLLVSQAMLSPLPVPALSNSVLINYSSCYWSQLGAVARHAARLGGHVEPHPGPACRTLLRAADDPVRQADPYGPGRHPQELGPQGHLHLPAQFRVEGACRARVLSAREVVDWA, encoded by the exons atggccggcgCCTCCTCGAGCTGCTCTGCCGCCTGCCGCGGCTTCTCCATCCGCGCGGCGCTCCTCGCGTCGTCGCTCGTGTGCGCCGCGTGCCTCTTCGGCTCCGTGGAGGCTTCGGGGGCGGCGCACAGGGTGGTCGACCCCGAGTGGCACCCGGCCACCGCCACCTGGTACGGCAGCGCCGAGGGCGACGGCAGCGACG GCGGCGCGTGCGGGTACGGGACGCTGGTGGACGTGGTGCCGATGAAGGCGCGCGTGGGCGCCGTGAGCCCCGTGCTGTTCAAGTCCGGGGAGGGCTGCGGCGCCTGCTACAAGGTCCGGTGCCTCGACCACGGCATCTGCTCGCGCCGCGCCGTCACGGTCATCGTCACCGACGAGTGCCCCGGCGGGGTCTGCGCGGGCGGCCGCACGCACTTCGACCTCAGCGGCGCCGCTTTCGGCCGCCTCGCCGTGGCCGGCGCCGGCAGCCAGCTGCGCAACCGGGGCGAGATCAACGTCGTGTTCCGCAG GACGGCGTGCAGGTACGGGGGCGAGAACATCGCCTTCCACGTGAACGAGGGCTCCACTAGCTTCTGGCTCTCCCTCCTGGTGGAGTTCGAGGATGGCGACGGCGACATCGGATCCATGCAGCTCAAACAG TGCTACTCCATCATGTGGCCGGGTGAACCTGTCCTTCTGGTCTCACAAGCAATGTTGTCCCCACTGCCTGTACCAGCATTGTCAAACTCTGTGCTTATTAATTACTCTAGCTGTTATTGGA GCCAACTCGGCGCAGTGGCGAGACATGCAGCACGTCTGGGGGGCCACGTGGAGCCTCACCCCGGGCCCGCTTGTCGGACCCTTCTCCGTGCGGCTGACGACCCTGTCCGGCAAGCAGACCCTTACGGCCCAGGACGTCATCCCCAAGAACTGGGCCCCCAAGGCCACCTACACCTCCCGGCTCAATTTCGCGTAGAGGGCGCCTGCCGGGCCCGCGTATTATCGGCCCGGGAGGTGGTCGATTGGGCTTAG